From a single Sebastes umbrosus isolate fSebUmb1 chromosome 17, fSebUmb1.pri, whole genome shotgun sequence genomic region:
- the rraga gene encoding ras-related GTP-binding protein A, whose product MSSTAMKKKVLLMGKSGSGKTSMRSIIFANYIARDTRRLGATIDVEHSHVRFLGNLVLNLWDCGGQDTFMENYFTSQRDNIFRNVEVLIYVFDVESRELEKDMHYYQSCLEAILQNSPDAKVFCLVHKMDLVQEDQRDLIFKEREEDLKRLSRPLACTCFRTSIWDETLYKAWSSIVYQLIPNVQQLETNLRNFAQIIEADEVLLFERATFLVISHYQCKEQRDAHRFEKISNIIKQFKLSCSKLAASFQSMEVRNSNFAAFIDVFTSNTYVMVIMSDPSIPSAATLINIRNARKHFEKLERVDGPKHSLHMRMR is encoded by the exons ATGTCAAGCACAGCAATGAAGAAAAAG GTGTTACTGATGGGAAAAAGTGGGTCTGGAAAGACGAGTATGAGATCAATCATCTTTGCCAATTACATAGCTCGAGACACACGCCGCCTTGGAGCTACAA TTGACGTGGAGCACTCCCATGTACGGTTTCTTGGCAATCTGGTTCTAAACCTGTGGGACTGTGGAGG ACAGGACACGTTCATGGAGAACTACTTCACCAGCCAGAGGGACAACATTTTCAGAAATGTAGAGGTGCTTATTTATGTATTCGATGTTGAGAGCCGTGAGCTGGAGAAAGACATGCACTACTACCAGTCGTGTCTGGAGGCCATCCTACAGAACTCCCCCGACGCCAAAGTGTTCTGCCTCGTTCACAAAATGGATCTGGTGCAGGAAGACCAGAGAGATCTG ATCTTTAAGGAGCGTGAAGAAGATCTGAAGAGACTGTCCAGACCTCTGGCCTGCACGTGCTTCAGGACATCAATCTGGGATGAGACCCTGTACAAG GCCTGGTCCAGCATAGTGTACCAGCTCATCCCAAACGTCCAGCAGCTGGAGACGAACCTGAGAAATTTTGCTCAGATCATAGAGGCCGATGAAGTTCTTCTGTTTGAGAGAGCCACCTTCCTG GTGATCTCCCACTATCAGTGCAAAGAGCAGCGCGATGCTCACCGGTTTGAGAAGATCAGTAACATTATCAAACAGTTCAAACTCAGCTGTAG TAAACTTGCAGCCTCTTTCCAAAGCATGGAAGTGAGGAACTCCAACTTTGCGGCCTTCATTGACGTCTTCACCTCCAACACATATGTCATGGTCATCATGTCGGACCCCTCCATTC CATCTGCAGCCACTCTCATCAATATCCGTAATGCTAGGAAACACTTTGAGAAGTTGGAGCGGGTGGATGGACCCAAGCACAGCCTGCACATGCGAATGCGCTAG
- the LOC119475855 gene encoding charged multivesicular body protein 1b produces MPNMEKHLFNLKFAAKDLQRNAKKCDKDEKAEKLKVKKAIQKGNMEVAKIHAENAIRQKNQSVNYLRMSARVDAVASRVQTAVTMNQITKSMAGVVKGMDATLKTMNLEKISGLMEKFERQFETLDVQVAQMDDTMSATTTLTTPQSQVDSLMHELADEAGLDLNMELPQGQTGSVGSIAASSEQDELSNRLAKLRDQM; encoded by the exons ATGCCGAACATGGAAA AACATCTCTTCAATTTAAAATTCGCTGCCAAAGATCTCCAACGAAATGCCAAGAAATGTGACAAAGATGAAAAAGCAGAGAAGCTCAAAGTTAAGAAA GCCATCCAGAAGGGGAATATGGAAGTGGCGAAGATCCATGCAGAGAACGCCATCAGACAGAAGAACCAGTCTGTGAACTACCTGAGGATGAGTGCTCGGGTCGATGCTGTGGCATCGAGGGTCCAAACTGCAGTTACAATGAACCAG ATCACAAAATCTATGGCTGGAGTGGTGAAAGGCATGGATGCCACTCTGAAGACTATGAATCTGGAAAAG ATTTCAGGTCTCATGGAAAAATTTGAGCGCCAGTTTGAAACTCTGGATGTTCAAGTAGCCCAAATGGACGACACCATGAGCGCCACGACGACGCTCACAACACCACAG agtCAAGTGGACTCACTGATGCATGAATTGGCCGATGAAGCAGG ATTGGACCTGAACATGGAGCTCCCTCAGGGACAGACGGGATCAGTGGGTTCCATCGCGGCCTCTTCAGAACAG GATGAACTGTCTAACAGGCTCGCCAAACTCCGAGATCAAATGTGA
- the LOC119475853 gene encoding uncharacterized protein LOC119475853 — protein sequence MMMELQTEKRFHNLTLEQIQALDKVLTEVIPIHGRGNFPTLQVKAKDIIRVVKDRLIERDIQVKDIRLNGATASHILVRDNCLGYRDLDIIFGVELPRQEDLQVIKEVVLCSLRDLLPCGVNRRKITCLTMKEAYVQKMVKVFNEHDRWSLISLSNNRAKTVGLRFVSSLRRQFEFSVDSFQIILDRMLESYWETERKQGGKLAFNLSKRDNEDENKEQEKSSIPRDVEADVEKVSSGESPCQDEAVSVLEKERPHAEVEHVDGKHEAREVLEPESINLQQEEVDGIEDVHSEEDIVFEICEENREEKGQFHSDYPLVSSPKTLLPDVRDPLMTHACNEELSASQASQPAEKSAPQEKVHCAEVSQFTVDSVVCRTENPSILQDSHLEFSFPPPAKKTCSTSQDIVPDYCPSPKLQRKMSRKLISKPEKWSLLTDLSDLTTQLFPPIEIPKSLQPKPPLLDSTQAHGSNVPASKPESLDTLPAPTCSPASKLQGGTGSNETVEQTVKPKHSKKPPDSETQSHAHTANVQPRISEQTSELADTISNRCGTSSWAGAAGQPTITVEAECMYGDFEQAMDHLRHRLIATHNPEEIRGGGLLKYSDLLVRNFRPASETDFKSLERYMCSRFFIDFPDVSEQQRKIEAYLQCHFIGNEETSKYDYLMTLRRVIDESTVCLMGHERRQTLNMITVLALRVLGEQNAIPNTANVTCFYQPAPYMTEPIYSSYFITQAQPPLVYHPYPLHVHMQTGLV from the coding sequence atgatgatggagctTCAAACGGAGAAGAGGTTCCACAACTTGACCCTCGAACAAATCCAAGCTCTGGATAAGGTCCTGACTGAGGTGATCCCCATCCACGGACGAGGAAATTTCCCCACGCTGCAGGTGAAAGCCAAAGACATCATTCGCGTGGTGAAGGATCGGCTGATCGAGAGAGACATCCAGGTGAAAGACATACGGCTTAATGGCGCGACCGCCAGCCACATCCTGGTGAGGGATAACTGCCTGGGCTACAGAGATTTGGACATCATTTTCGGAGTGGAGCTGCCCCGGCAGGAGGACCTCCAGGTGATAAAGGAGGTGGTGCTGTGCAGCTTACGAGACCTCCTCCCTTGTGGAGTCAACAGACGGAAGATCACCTGCCTGACGATGAAGGAGGCCTACGTGCAAAAGATGGTGAAGGTTTTCAACGAGCACGACAGGTGGAGCCTCATCTCACTTTCTAACAACAGAGCTAAAACCGTGGGGCTCCGATTCGTCAGCTCCCTTCGAAGACAGTTTGAGTTCAGCGTGGACTCCTTCCAGATCATATTAGACCGTATGCTGGAGTCTTACTGGGAGACTGAAAGGAAACAAGGAGGAAAGTTGGCATTTAATTTGTCTAAAAGAGACAACGAGGATGAAAACAAAGAGCAAGAGAAATCAAGCATTCCTCGGGATGTTGAAGCAGATGTTGAGAAAGTCTCCAGCGGAGAAAGTCCGTGCCAGGATGAAGCAGTTTCTGTGCTTGAGAAAGAGCGTCCACATGCAGAGGTTGAGCATGTGGATGGAAAGCATGAGGCACGGGAGGTGTTAGAACCTGAGAGCATCAACTTACAGCAGGAGGAAGTGGATGGCATAGAGGATGTTCATTCAGAGGAGGACATTGTGTTTGAGATATGtgaagaaaacagagaagagaaagGACAGTTTCACAGCGATTATCCTTTAGTTTCATCCCCTAAAACTTTATTGCCAGATGTCAGGGATCCACTGATGACACATGCATGTAATGAAGAGCTGTCTGCGTCACAAGCCTCCCAACCGGCAGAAAAGTCAGCTCCACAAGAAAAAGTCCATTGTGCAGAAGTGTCTCAGTTCACAGTCGACTCTGTGGTCTGCAGGACCGAAAACCCCTCAATCCTACAAGATTCACACCTTGaattttcctttcctcctccagcTAAGAAAACTTGCAGCACATCACAGGACATTGTGCCGGACTATTGCCCCTCACCAAAATTACAAAGGAAAATGTCAAGGAAGTTGATCAGTAAGCCTGAGAAATGGTCTTTGCTGACCGATTTGTCAGATCTAACAACGCAGCTGTTTCCACCTATAGAAATACCCAAATCACTTCAGCCAAAGCCACCTTTACTGGACAGCACTCAAGCTCACGGCTCAAATGTTCCCGCCTCCAAGCCAGAGAGCTTAGACACCCTTCCAGCTCCCACATGCAGTCCAGCCAGTAAGCTTCAGGGTGGGACCGGCTCGAATGAAACCGTGGAACAAACTGTTAAGCCGAAACACTCAAAGAAGCCTCCCGATTCAGAGACTCAAAGCCACGCACACACAGCGAATGTACAGCCTCGTATCAGTGAGCAAACGTCGGAGCTGGCAGACACCATCTCGAACAGGTGTGGTACAAGCTCATGGGCCGGGGCAGCAGGGCAGCCCACCATCACCGTCGAAGCAGAGTGCATGTACGGCGACTTTGAACAGGCGATGGATCACCTCCGCCACCGCCTCATCGCCACCCACAACCCGGAGGAGATCCGAGGAGGGGGCCTGCTGAAATACAGCGATCTGCTGGTGAGGAACTTCAGACCGGCCAGTGAGACAGATTTCAAGTCCTTGGAGCGATATATGTGCTCCCGCTTCTTCATCGACTTCCCCGACGTGAGCGAGCAGCAGCGCAAGATCGAGGCCTACCTGCAGTGCCACTTCATTGGCAACGAGGAGACGAGCAAGTACGACTACCTGATGACCCTGCGGCGCGTGATAGACGAGAGTACAGTGTGCCTGATGGGGCATGAGAGGAGGCAGACGCTCAATATGATCACAGTCCTGGCTCTGAGGGTGCTGGGCGAGCAGAACGCCATCCCCAACACTGCTAACGTCACCTGTTTCTATCAGCCGGCCCCGTACATGACGGAGCCGATCTACAGCAGCTACTTCATCACCCAGGCCCAGCCCCCGCTCGTCTACCACCCCTACCCGCTACATGTGCATATGCAGACTGGCCTGGTGTAG